caggtgcgtcggagatggcaccatgggtcactcagaaatagtttaaagaaactcccgcacactgaccatttcgctgttctttctttaataaacgacgtttcggtactagaccttcatcaggcaatctctctctcagattgaaacagaaagaacagcgaaatggtcagtgtgcaggagtttctttaaacaggcacacatatacagtCATATAAACAGGACATCAATATGATACACAGGAAGTCGCAATAACCCGGCAATGCATGACTTCATAACACTTTTCTCTTTTGAATTAGCAGATGCTTTTCATCATGTTAATATTgtttatcatttttattttactTCTTGTCATTAATTTTGCTTTAGTGTTCTGTGTGCCCTGCCCCTATGTCTTTTtactatgtttttatgttttctgTCCTGTGTCTTGAATGCTGTCCTGTATCGTGAAAGTTGCTCCAAATAACCACCCAAACTTCACCAAATCTCCAAGACATGTCATTCTGTAGGCCTAGACAACCACACAGAATTATCCCTTTGATTGACTTGCCAAATGTAACCAACCACTTAACAAGTATGATTCTTCATATACAGCTACCCTCTCTCTCCATAACCATAACATGACCAGGGCGTTCAGAAGGGTCATTCTTCTGTCATTCATCTGGATGTCAACATATAAGccacacacagtacattctgTCTTTGACTGAACAAAATGTCACTAAAAAAGACATGCAAATTCTTCACATATAATTATCCCTTGGACCAAGTCTTCAGGTTGAGGCGAAACAGCAGTAAGGTAGTAGCCAGGGGGGCTTTGCCAGGGAGGCGTTTGTCTGGCAGCAGGGTGTGAACTTTAAAACTGTGCTGTTTGCAGAGGGCCAGCGGGCCTGGAAGCCGATCTTTAAGAGGCAATAAATCAGAACCGTGGCAGCCAAGATCCCTCACAGCAGCAGCAAGCGGACAAGTCTgcatctgtttctccctctctacctATCCATGTTACACATCTTTGTAAACACTCGCTACCTTGCACATCTTTGCTACATTCGCTGCCCTTTGTTTCGTTCTTCTGTGCTCAATCTGTCTTATTTCACTGCttgaaggctcttgcagccgaaaTGTCTGACCCCTGCACTggctgaatttaaaaaaaaaaaagacaaaaagaagaacctgagtctGATCAATTCCCTGCAATGTTTCGACACTTCAGAGATGCATCAAAAAGGGAGAGTGCTGTGTTACAACAATCTAATTTTTTGCAACCGACATCCTGATTCATCAACATTTGTTGAGCTGTGCTGCCGTCTTGAATGGTGAACTCAAGACGGGGCCCTCTCTACTTTTCCAATGTTGCTACAATCATTTGTGCAACTTCAATGACCTTCAAACATCAGTTTATGCTGATTAAAGTAAAAACTGAGAGTGGAAGTCCCTAACCCAAACATGGTGCATTAGACTGCAGACTACTTGTGGCCTCTTGCAAATTAACACGATAAGATAAAAAGGTCAACAAAGTTTATGATGCAGTTGTACACGGCTTATAACACAGAGCCTTGTAATCCCTTACAATTCTTTGCAGTTGTGACTCGTGATTTATGTTTAAATAGATATGAAGACTCATGTCAATAATTATGAATCTTTATGAATGCGTGTTAACCAATCATCTTTTTTGGGGGGATTTGAACATGAGTTCATAGCAAGTGTCCTCCTTATGTTTGTTCCATATTCTGAAAATATGGTGATGTGTATCGAGATGCTTTATGACAGTACTATACTTCCTCTCTTTAAGTCATTCATGAAcaactctgctctcttctcttctcttctcttctcttctcttctcttctcttctcttctcttctcttctcttctcttctcttctcttctcttctcttctcttctcttctcttctcttctcttctcttctcttctcttctcttctcttctcaacacTGCTCCTTTCTCTGGGTCTGCTCTGTACTCCATTCCCCCTCCCTCCAAGTCCTCAGTGTTTGTACTGGCAGGCCCTCACACGTTCTGGAGTATGTTTAAGACACAGTGCGTAGGtctggcatgcatacacacacacacacacacacacacacacacatgcgcccacacacacacacacacacacacacacacacacacacacacacacacacacacacacacacacacacacacacacacacacacacacacacacacacacacacacacacacacacacacacacacagctctgtgagATCGCTCAGCCTAGGAGAGCCAAGGCCGCTTCTCTTCCAGCAAGAAAACATTCTGAACGAAAGCCCagagcagagaaaaagagaggaggataggaagagAGATTCTGGATGTCACTTCCAGTAAAGTTTGAAATCATAGCAGATCCTGCTGAACATTTGGAGTTTCATGTTCTTCCATACAGTATGTCCTCCTCTTCATTGGCGTTCAGAGGAATACTGTTATTATTTAATGCTCAGTGGTTGATGGCATTGATGGAAACTTTTGTGTGGAATAAAAAGAAGCTGAGCGTCTCATCACAGTCCAGATACTTTTCAAACTTTTCCATTCTTCCATCCATGTTAAGTATGGTACTACAGTGTAACATAAGTAAAAGGAACATGAGATCTTCAGATATGACTTGTGTTATCCCTGTGATTGTGATTATGACTTGTGATTTCACtgtttttcatttgtgtgtgtgcatttcttgatgcttgtttgtttgtttttcagaaaaaaagatcAACATACAGAAATATTTTTGAgacattttttattaaaaaattaaattacAAAATCCTTTTTTTTACGTACAAAGTTCAAGTACAAAACAACTCTCTCAGGAGCCAGTGGTATTTCTCATTTAAAAACTGAAAAATTTATTAAGAATGACTGGCAAGGACTGTAAGGCATGAACAGAATACAAGGAAGATAATGGAATATGAGACAGACGAGAGACATACAAACTGAATGACATGATGAACACAACAGCATTTCTACAAATGACTACCAGAAGCAATAGAATGAAAGGACTGCAGTTGGAATGTGATTGTGATGTAAACTAACAATTCCGATTCAAGTAAGTATTAACAGAAAATTGAGAAACtgcaacaacatacagtatattgcagtgctacactacacaatacaaaACGTAGAaatttaaatacaataaataccTTTTTATTTAAAACTTTACACTAGTCTGACTTTACACTAGTGTGCAACAAACAAGCAtgtgcactctctttctcttgtacgcacgcacacacacacactctctctcacacacacacacacacacacacacacacacacacacacacacacacacacacacacacacacacacacacacggcacgcaaaTATTATTAAGCACAtgttaaataaatacacaaataaatagaCAAATAAATTAGACaataaatacaaaacaaaatTAACACAATTCCAGTAGGTTTCACATAATATTCAGCCTGGTCCATCAGAGCTCTGACGTCCTCTTGTTGATAACGACTGTCGGGTTCACGTCGCTGCCACTCGCCGCCACGTTCGCCCGGCTAGCGTTGATGGTGGCAGAGCTTGGGTCTTTTACGTCGGGCACGTGGAAGGACGCCAGCGGGCAGGGTCCTTTGACGTTATTACACACCAGCCGCTGCAGAGAAGCAGTGTTGACGATCTGGAAGCCCACTTGTCCGCCGAAGGTGCTGGGCTTCCAGTACTCGGGCGAGCAGATGGGGTTACCCAGAAGGCCCTTCAGCGAGTAAGGGGCGCCCATCTCCACCATGGTCTCCCCAAAGATAGCATTGTGCCGCGGCTTCTCGATCAGCAGGCCGGGGTACAGCTCCACAGCGTCCACGTCGCCGTACATCTCTCTTAGCTCCGCTGCCATCTCCGTCTCGCCTGCAGGTGGAGGAAGAAGGGGTGTTTTAGTTGGTTATGAAATTACGATGAAAAGTGCATAATGTCCATGAGTGATAaaggaataaaataatgaaaaataaaggAGGAACGAGTGAGAGATTGAATCATTGGATGTTTTGCTAGTTATGAACAATAATGAAAAATACATTATATCCATTTGCAAGAAAACACGTGAGTGATGACAGAATAAAAGAATGAGGAGGGGATGTTTTCATTGGTTATGAAACTATTATGAAAAGTGCCTCGTATCCATTTGTGTGAAAACACATGAGTGatggaagaaaaagaaggaaaaagagatgTTTTTCTTAGTTTTAAAACCACTGGCAGCTTCAACGAAATTGAATACTTCAGTAACACACAACACTGACACATCAATCAAAGAGTGCAGAGTCGCTGTAGTGAAGAAAAGCTTGAAAGAATGAATGATTGAGTCATGAAGTTTGTTACGAAGCAAAAAGCAGCTGGAATGATGAAAGAAATGGAAATTCACTGTTGTGTGTATAACCTCAGACATATCAGACTACATCCATGCCTTTAAGAGATATCACACAACACCAAATTGACCTCATGTTGTTGTTGAGACTGTTTGAGTCACTGACCACTATTTTTATTCATTGACTGCTGTTGAAATCATAAGGAATTCTGTTATGATAACGGAGACAGCTAAAAATACTGAAGGAAAGTGAAGATATCAAAACACAGACATTACGCGACTACATCCACTACAAGGGAACCCCTAGTAAAAAGTGAATCAGCCTGCATTAACTTGTCTGAATCACCCTGCTTTCTTTCAAGGCCCATGCGGGGCAGACCACATATCCCCTATGGTTTACACAAGCAAAAGTAGCCAGCAGATTGCCTTAAGACACAGCACAGCTTGTCGTAACTaaaacactcacccacacacacacacaccacacacacgcacacacacgcacacacacgcacacacagctgtccTTGATCCAACAGTCTCCTTGATCATGTCTACAAgccagagagagcaagggaaagaCACCTCACTATGCTGCCGACAACATTTACATTCGTCAGCCTGTGTTGATACTATCCTGCGCTCACGGCAAAACAACTCGAAAAGGAACGAGGCCTGTGTAAATCACTTCTGTATGGGAAACTGGGGAGATCGTTGTGAACTAAGTGACTGAAACGAAGTGTTACCTGTTGCTTATAAACATAACTCTTCATTGATTTAAAGCTTGCATACCTAGCTGTGCATACCGAATCACCTCGTTGATGCCAGTATTTATCTCACAACCTGAATTTACTGGCTCGTTCAGAGTGTAAAAGACAtgaagagaatgacagagagggaAGTAAAGCTTAACTGTGTGAAGTGGAAGAGGTAATGTCAGAaaggggagagacacagagagggtcaGAGCAAGATGAGATGTTATTGTAGTGGTTAGTGCCTTGTTTCTGTTGAAGTGtagaagagtggaagagagagagagagagagagagagagagagagagagtatgttttGTCTCGTCTGCTTACCAGTGAGGTCCTCGAAGGACGTGTAGGGCTTCATGTTGAATCGTTTCCTGTAGGCGTTGAGGGACTGGTAGCGCATCTTGCGGCTGTTCTCAATGGACTTCATGGCCACCATCAGAATAGCAGGTGGCACATTACGCCCTCCAGCAACCTGTAGAGTTAGAACAAGCACGACAGGCAAACCAAAAGTTAGACATTTTATCTCAAACCCATTTAGGAGTGCCGGATGAAATGCATAAAATACAACAGTGAAATTATTTagtatataaatatgtatatctAACATAGACGCCCTAAATTAATCACTTATGAAGTCATGATTGTTCATGCATGCTAACGTGGACCAAAAGTTGCCACACTATTACTACTGCTATGTATCGCAGCGTCAAAAGATGCTAGTCAGAGAACACGCTGTTCCCGAAAATGCCAAGGCAACCAATGAAATTAGCTATTCAAATACGGTCTAAGGTCCGagccacaaacacaaacgcaactAAGGCTGTCAAGCTGTCTTACCCTGCCGGCGATCTGAGAGGAGAAGGACTGCACCAGGCCGTTGATGCCATGGTCGGTGAGGATGGAGGTGTTGTAGACGAACTGCTTGTAGGAGTAGACCTCCTGGTCGATGTGGAAGGCGTCGGGCATAAGCGGGTGCCAGTGGTAGAGCGTGTTGAACTCTGAGGCAATGCGGTTCTGGTACTGGAACTGGGCGTTGAAGAGCAGCGTGGGGTCGAACTTCAGCTTGAAGTTGTAGCCGCTCAGGTGCTGCACGTAGTCCTCGATCACGATCTTGATGGTCTcgcctgaggagagagaggacgaggtCAATGATTAGGATGTTTTATTGAtgttttgatcggcatgtttttgtCTCGTAATGTCGTCTGCTGTGAAAGAATTTCAGGTGGGTGCAACTGATATAATATTGACAAGTATATCCACCTGGAATTGTGTTCTGTCAAAGTTAGATAAGGACACTGTCTCATCTGCTGGCAAATAAATGGTTAGGATTGTAGGAGAATTGTTTATTATTGGATACCTGTATATTTGCAACAGCTGACTCTAAAGATTCAACTGACAAATACACATCTGACCACCTGCAAGGGTGTTCTGCCTGTGAGGTTAACTAGGGTTTCTAGGAAATAACAAATTTAGACCCAACCTTGTGCTtcctctaacacacacgcacgaacgcacgcaatcacgcgcgtgcacacacacacacacacacacttccacttttTCTGCACATTTCACAATGAATGTAGTGGCCTATGTGGTGCAAAAGGAAAGCCTGCATGCTTAGGCTCAGCCACTGACACTTCAAGGGTTTCAACACTTCTGCTTCTGGCTGGCACAATCTCTATACATCCCAATTTTAGCAACACACTGCCTGCGAGTTTTGAACCTTGCAATGTTTGAAATTGTGTTACTGTTCACTTCAAGTTCACACGTTCAAGTAAAACCAAATGTacatgttgcatgtgtgtgtgcacttctatatgtgtttccgtgtgtgtataTTATCCCCTCACCGATGAGGATGAGGCGCGAGGTCTGGAAGAGTCTCTCATCGTCCCAATCCGGATGCTCCTCGTACAGCACGTCACAGACGCGGTTGTGCTCGCGCAGCCAGATGGTGGCGTACATAAGGAGGCCGGGCACCAGGCCGAACGCCTCGTGGCCCACGGCGAAGCGCTGAGACTCGGGCATGTGCGGCGGGTACATCATCTCCACGCCCACATCGCTGGCCAGCGGAGGGTACACCTCGCCATCCACCACCTGAgtcaaagcagagagagaaagagaacatggTACATGGTAAATGGATTGCAATCCACAGAGTATAAATACCAGTGTTCATATACAGTAATTCTTAAGGAGTTaaataacatttggtcccattcAATAGTGGTTTTCAGCTAGTTCTACTCCATATTGTGAAACTATAAAGAGCTTTAGAGTTGATAGAGCGTACTTTATCACATTGCTCTTAGCCACATTGTCATTCATATTGCACACCGTACActcaagcactcaaagcacttaatATCAAATTCTTTACATTAACGCAGTGGTTGTCATTTTGATGTACCATAGCCCATTGTAATCATAGACTCATAAGCCCA
This is a stretch of genomic DNA from Engraulis encrasicolus isolate BLACKSEA-1 chromosome 6, IST_EnEncr_1.0, whole genome shotgun sequence. It encodes these proteins:
- the ptgs2b gene encoding prostaglandin G/H synthase 2, producing the protein MIKSIAILLLLHLAVVLCGQGNPCCSQPCQNRGVCTALRGDEYECDCTGTGFYGHNCTTPQFFTWLKVTLKPAPNTVHYILTHFKGMWNIINKISFLRDGIMRYVLTSRSHLIESPPTYNSDYDYKNWEAYSNLTYYTRTLPPVPLDCPTPMGVAGKKELPDIKLLAEKLLLRRNFIPDPQHTSLMFAFFAQHFTHQFFKSDMKKGPAFTRALNHGVDLGHVYGEDLQRQHKLRLFQGGKLKYQVVDGEVYPPLASDVGVEMMYPPHMPESQRFAVGHEAFGLVPGLLMYATIWLREHNRVCDVLYEEHPDWDDERLFQTSRLILIGETIKIVIEDYVQHLSGYNFKLKFDPTLLFNAQFQYQNRIASEFNTLYHWHPLMPDAFHIDQEVYSYKQFVYNTSILTDHGINGLVQSFSSQIAGRVAGGRNVPPAILMVAMKSIENSRKMRYQSLNAYRKRFNMKPYTSFEDLTGETEMAAELREMYGDVDAVELYPGLLIEKPRHNAIFGETMVEMGAPYSLKGLLGNPICSPEYWKPSTFGGQVGFQIVNTASLQRLVCNNVKGPCPLASFHVPDVKDPSSATINASRANVAASGSDVNPTVVINKRTSEL